A window of Pyrobaculum aerophilum str. IM2 contains these coding sequences:
- the pyrH gene encoding UMP kinase, protein MALVIKLSGRVFEDEELVFKYAGVIRNLSGKVAVVTGGGEVARRYIAIAKRGGASNTFQDLLGIYASRLNALLLISLLKDAYPRVPANIEEFLEAWSGHRIVVTGGFQPGQSTATVAALVAEAVGASALLNAANIDAVYSDDPRRNPNAQRLRELKYDEFEKIIRSSSLPGGYELMDVWSISILKRNCITTYVFDGRRPDHVVAAARGENPGSKITC, encoded by the coding sequence ATGGCTCTAGTCATTAAACTATCTGGGAGGGTATTTGAAGATGAAGAGCTGGTGTTTAAATACGCAGGCGTTATACGTAATTTATCTGGAAAAGTCGCCGTGGTGACCGGCGGGGGTGAAGTGGCCAGGAGATACATAGCAATTGCAAAGAGGGGAGGCGCCTCAAATACGTTTCAAGATCTCCTCGGCATTTACGCCAGCAGGCTTAACGCCTTGTTGTTAATTTCGCTATTAAAAGACGCGTATCCCAGAGTCCCGGCTAATATAGAGGAGTTTTTAGAGGCGTGGAGCGGCCACCGCATAGTAGTGACTGGGGGCTTTCAGCCAGGCCAGTCCACCGCCACAGTGGCGGCGTTGGTCGCGGAGGCTGTGGGGGCATCTGCGTTATTAAACGCGGCTAATATAGACGCTGTATACAGCGACGACCCGCGCAGAAATCCAAACGCCCAGAGGCTGCGGGAGTTGAAATACGACGAGTTTGAAAAAATTATACGCTCATCTTCATTGCCAGGGGGATATGAGCTTATGGACGTGTGGAGCATCTCCATACTAAAACGCAATTGTATTACTACATATGTCTTCGACGGGAGAAGGCCAGATCACGTAGTGGCGGCGGCGAGGGGCGAAAACCCCGGTAGTAAAATTACGTGTTAA
- a CDS encoding HIT family protein, which produces MDCIFCKIIRGEAPAWKVYEDEEFVVILDKYPASYGHVLVVSKKHFTNIVDAPVELSARGFEIAIRLAKAWAKLGAPGVNIVTNAGRSAGQAVFHLHIHVIPRWGDPLRWHGKDEIREETANEVVDKLRSVLPEYFK; this is translated from the coding sequence ATGGACTGCATATTTTGCAAAATTATAAGGGGCGAGGCGCCCGCTTGGAAAGTCTACGAAGACGAGGAGTTTGTAGTAATTCTGGACAAATACCCGGCGTCTTACGGCCACGTGCTTGTCGTATCGAAAAAACATTTTACAAATATCGTAGACGCGCCCGTGGAGCTGTCCGCCCGCGGATTTGAAATAGCCATAAGGCTCGCAAAGGCCTGGGCCAAACTGGGGGCTCCCGGCGTCAACATCGTTACAAATGCTGGGCGTAGCGCTGGACAGGCGGTGTTCCACTTACACATCCACGTAATCCCCCGTTGGGGCGATCCGCTACGTTGGCACGGCAAAGACGAAATAAGAGAGGAAACCGCCAACGAGGTCGTGGATAAGCTGAGAAGTGTATTACCGGAGTATTTCAAATAG
- a CDS encoding sigma factor-like helix-turn-helix DNA-binding protein: protein MLVRLTETERKVAELYAKGMRPREIADRLGISINTVYKALSKARKTMEAESPPAAPHYYAFTTVVYVYPSLQQTLRISLTAAGTVSMHDIYDVVLKKLDEILTLLKGSGQTRRLSEPKAGAEGNGHSDGKYVPKDDHMPEALRRNVWISLLRSKAT, encoded by the coding sequence ATGTTAGTGAGACTTACAGAAACTGAGAGGAAAGTCGCCGAACTGTACGCAAAGGGGATGCGGCCCAGAGAGATAGCAGATAGGCTGGGAATATCTATTAACACTGTTTATAAGGCTTTGTCAAAGGCCAGGAAGACCATGGAGGCAGAAAGCCCCCCCGCCGCGCCTCATTATTACGCGTTCACAACTGTGGTATATGTCTATCCCAGCCTCCAGCAGACGCTTAGAATTTCGTTAACAGCCGCGGGGACTGTTAGTATGCACGACATATACGACGTTGTATTGAAAAAACTAGACGAGATCCTCACGTTGTTAAAAGGCAGTGGACAAACGAGGCGCCTCAGCGAGCCAAAGGCCGGGGCCGAGGGGAATGGCCACAGTGACGGCAAATATGTGCCAAAGGACGATCATATGCCAGAGGCGTTGAGGCGCAACGTGTGGATCTCCCTGTTGCGCAGTAAGGCTACCTAG
- a CDS encoding redox-regulated ATPase YchF, which yields MKTKVQVAIIGKPNAGKSTFFAAATLKDVKISPTPFTTIDPNIGVGYVRIDDCPCKSVACNPKSYVVVEGVCYAPVELIDVAGLVPGAWQGRGLGNQFLDHLRRAPVLIHVVDASGSTDEEGRLVKPGSHDPLKDVEFLEREVDMWIASIIKRDWDKVVRFVEFSKRDIVEVLLEKLAGLGMGRVHVEKALEVAGLAKRPPSKWGEEDFYKFSHSVRSLSKPIVIAANKIDLPEGEEGYKRLREAYPDRIIIPTSAEAELALRRAASKGLIKYKPGDDKFEITGELTAQQRAVLDKIAEVMKKWGGTGVVQAINAAVFKALRYVAVYPVEDERRLSDKNGNVLPDILLVPHTYTARDVAYTIHTELGDRFITAIDVRSGRRLASDEPVTHGLVLKIVAR from the coding sequence ATGAAAACTAAAGTTCAAGTCGCAATAATAGGCAAACCTAACGCCGGCAAGTCCACATTTTTCGCCGCGGCGACTTTAAAAGACGTGAAAATCTCGCCTACTCCTTTCACAACCATTGATCCCAATATCGGCGTTGGCTACGTGAGAATTGACGATTGTCCGTGTAAGAGCGTGGCGTGCAACCCGAAAAGCTACGTTGTCGTGGAGGGGGTGTGTTACGCCCCTGTAGAGCTTATCGACGTGGCAGGGCTTGTGCCGGGGGCTTGGCAAGGCAGAGGGCTGGGGAACCAGTTTTTAGACCACTTACGAAGAGCCCCCGTGTTAATTCACGTGGTAGACGCCTCAGGCTCTACTGACGAGGAGGGGAGGCTGGTGAAGCCCGGCTCTCACGACCCGTTAAAGGACGTGGAGTTTCTGGAGAGGGAGGTGGACATGTGGATTGCGTCGATAATAAAAAGAGATTGGGATAAGGTAGTTAGATTTGTTGAGTTCAGCAAGCGTGACATCGTAGAGGTCTTGCTCGAAAAACTGGCTGGGTTGGGCATGGGGCGTGTACATGTGGAGAAGGCGCTTGAGGTTGCGGGCTTGGCAAAGAGGCCGCCAAGTAAGTGGGGGGAGGAGGATTTTTACAAGTTTTCACACTCAGTTAGATCTCTCAGCAAGCCAATTGTAATAGCCGCCAATAAAATTGACCTCCCAGAGGGCGAGGAGGGGTACAAAAGGCTGAGAGAGGCGTATCCCGACAGGATAATTATTCCGACCTCGGCGGAGGCCGAGCTGGCCCTCCGGAGGGCAGCCTCTAAGGGGTTAATTAAATATAAGCCGGGGGATGATAAGTTTGAAATCACGGGGGAGTTAACGGCCCAGCAGAGGGCCGTGTTAGACAAAATCGCCGAGGTTATGAAAAAATGGGGAGGGACGGGGGTAGTGCAGGCCATAAACGCCGCTGTGTTTAAAGCGCTTCGTTACGTAGCGGTGTACCCCGTGGAGGATGAGAGAAGGCTTAGCGATAAAAACGGCAACGTCCTTCCGGACATATTGCTAGTGCCGCATACTTACACCGCCAGAGACGTCGCCTACACAATACATACAGAACTCGGCGATAGGTTCATAACGGCAATAGACGTGCGGAGCGGGCGGAGGCTCGCCTCAGATGAGCCTGTTACACACGGCCTTGTTTTAAAAATAGTCGCTAGGTAG
- a CDS encoding PaRep2a protein translates to MGDKMAAFYVFDTPHGVYLRPEIKLVYDWIKVARKGDESG, encoded by the coding sequence ATGGGCGACAAGATGGCCGCGTTTTACGTATTTGACACGCCCCATGGCGTATACCTAAGGCCAGAAATCAAGCTTGTGTACGACTGGATTAAAGTGGCGCGCAAGGGCGATGAGAGCGGTTAG
- a CDS encoding CBS domain-containing protein: MLKREEVESLVEKPAPQFVRDVLEHPPFRVTPNTTLETLVSYLRKFPVDVVPVFKSVFSDEIAGVVYPHTGLLIKSKKLDVKIRDFINSPIIVKESWKIDNVLEILASEAKWGAVVIDEEGKYVGVVTLRGLLSALLLREPKAKSVAAVYTPVEEKKSRVGYVKAIERLSKIFKKLAGGEVEGYVVLNREGGVAGLLTVWDLIKSRRWFKGGGEPRPIFGRGAARGEGRAVGVARVWRLMFRGVAVASPDTPVDEVARYMATTGLYLVPVVDKEGKAIGAVTAWDVIYAYLYGPKEGREDVEVKRAVEIPVAKPQVEEAIRLRPSRHVTGLRARDVMLTDIPAVNMRDTLSRIRKVFLRTGSNILAVVDDEGRVVGFVTRRDYVTYIAEKSLGYWKRQKGKWLILREQAMPGEQAKVLVEEGTAADVMKSEYPTASPDTTVEEIAYKMLAAGTDYVVIVDEKNAPIGVVTKDELLKAFKERGRSVKVGELMTPADIASAELFSSLFSVIRKINAYELDGVVVKEGGDIRGIVTVDDLSLRPVEESLRGERLVFFTKSGVLRRVRAGLSRLRYSKAGALMALDVMRPFDHATNPDADAREVVDRLLEQGVLPVVGDDGRLIGVLNKMDVVKELARVYITYAMPERLKEAERVEVKSK, encoded by the coding sequence GTGTTGAAGAGAGAAGAAGTGGAAAGTCTTGTTGAAAAACCTGCGCCGCAATTCGTCAGGGATGTGTTGGAGCACCCCCCGTTTAGAGTAACGCCTAATACGACGCTGGAGACGCTAGTGTCATATCTCAGGAAGTTTCCAGTGGACGTAGTGCCGGTGTTTAAGTCGGTATTCTCAGATGAAATCGCCGGCGTCGTGTACCCCCACACAGGGCTTTTGATAAAGAGCAAAAAACTAGACGTAAAAATAAGAGACTTCATAAACTCCCCTATTATAGTGAAGGAGAGTTGGAAAATAGACAACGTTTTAGAAATTCTTGCTAGCGAAGCCAAATGGGGCGCCGTAGTTATTGACGAAGAGGGGAAGTACGTCGGCGTTGTCACACTCAGAGGCCTCCTCTCGGCGTTGTTATTGAGAGAGCCGAAGGCGAAGTCTGTGGCGGCTGTGTACACCCCCGTTGAGGAGAAAAAATCGAGAGTAGGCTATGTCAAGGCAATTGAAAGACTGTCGAAAATCTTCAAGAAACTGGCCGGGGGCGAGGTAGAGGGATACGTCGTTTTAAATAGAGAAGGGGGGGTGGCCGGGCTGCTCACCGTATGGGATTTAATTAAATCGCGTAGGTGGTTTAAAGGCGGAGGAGAGCCGAGGCCGATATTCGGCAGGGGGGCGGCGAGGGGCGAGGGGAGGGCCGTCGGCGTGGCGAGAGTGTGGAGGCTGATGTTTAGAGGAGTCGCCGTGGCCTCCCCCGACACCCCGGTAGACGAGGTGGCGAGGTATATGGCAACTACGGGCTTATACCTCGTCCCCGTGGTTGATAAGGAGGGCAAGGCCATTGGGGCAGTAACGGCGTGGGACGTCATATACGCCTACCTCTACGGGCCTAAAGAGGGCAGAGAGGACGTGGAGGTTAAGAGGGCGGTTGAGATCCCCGTCGCCAAGCCTCAAGTAGAGGAGGCGATTAGGCTAAGGCCTTCTAGACACGTAACTGGCCTCAGGGCGCGCGACGTAATGCTTACTGACATTCCGGCGGTAAACATGAGGGATACCCTCTCGAGAATACGTAAAGTATTTCTGCGCACCGGGTCTAATATACTCGCCGTAGTTGACGACGAGGGCAGAGTTGTTGGCTTTGTCACAAGGAGGGACTACGTGACGTACATAGCTGAGAAGTCTCTTGGGTATTGGAAGAGACAGAAGGGCAAGTGGCTAATTCTGAGGGAACAGGCAATGCCTGGCGAGCAGGCCAAGGTGTTAGTTGAAGAGGGCACAGCCGCCGACGTTATGAAGAGCGAATACCCAACGGCCAGCCCCGACACTACTGTGGAGGAGATAGCTTATAAAATGCTAGCCGCCGGCACTGACTATGTAGTGATAGTCGACGAGAAAAACGCCCCCATAGGCGTTGTCACTAAAGACGAATTGCTAAAGGCGTTTAAAGAGCGCGGCAGAAGCGTGAAAGTAGGCGAGTTAATGACGCCGGCAGACATAGCGTCTGCAGAGCTTTTCAGCAGCCTATTCTCTGTCATTAGGAAGATTAACGCCTACGAGCTAGACGGCGTGGTGGTGAAAGAGGGGGGTGACATTAGGGGCATCGTGACCGTCGACGATTTGTCGCTGAGGCCAGTGGAGGAGAGCTTGAGGGGAGAGAGGTTAGTGTTCTTTACAAAATCCGGAGTGTTGAGGAGGGTAAGGGCGGGTTTAAGCAGGCTGAGATACTCAAAAGCCGGCGCCTTAATGGCCTTAGACGTAATGAGGCCTTTTGACCACGCCACAAACCCCGACGCAGACGCAAGAGAGGTAGTAGACAGACTGCTGGAACAGGGCGTCCTGCCGGTAGTGGGAGACGACGGGAGGCTTATCGGCGTGCTTAACAAAATGGACGTTGTCAAGGAGCTGGCCAGAGTCTACATCACTTACGCAATGCCTGAGAGGCTAAAAGAGGCTGAGAGGGTTGAAGTAAAGAGCAAATAG
- a CDS encoding CDC48 family AAA ATPase, whose protein sequence is MSTEVILKVAEARSRDVGRSIVRLPVRIMKKLGIEPGDYVEIIGRKSAYAQVWPAYPEDEDKEVIRMDGIIRQNAGVGIGDTVKVRKAVLKPAQRVVLTPTEPVRVDSEYLKKQILLGKPVARGQAIDVPFYGGAIRFVVVQVQPGPAAYVSIDTEVTVREEPVKEAELTIPRVTWEDIGDLEDAKQKIRELVELPLRHPELFKHLGIEPPKGILLIGPPGTGKTLLAKAVANEANAYFVAINGPEIMSKYYGESEARLREIFEEAKKNAPAIIFIDEIDAIAPKREEVTGEVEKRVVAQLLTLMDGLQERGQVIVIGATNRPDAVDPALRRPGRFDREIHIPMPDKRARREILAVHTRNMPLCTKADVETKICNPGDEVDLDRIAEMTHGYTGADLAALAKEAAMTALRKAMNKGMINIEQDIIPQEVLSKLKVGMSDFLEAMKFVHPTVLREVIIEVPEVHWDDIGGYDTIKQELREIVEWPMKYKHYFDELGVEPPKGILLFGPPGVGKTLFAKAVATESGANFIAVRGPELLSKWVGESEKAIREVFKKARMAAPCVIFFDEIDSIAPARGSRLGDSGVTDRMVNQLLAEMDGIGTLKNVVVMAATNRPDILDPALLRPGRFDRVIYVPPPDLKARIEIFKVHTKRVKLADDVNLEELAKRTEGYTGADIAALVREAAMLALRETIREKTVKAKPVSMKHFEEALKRIPPSLTPEDIRRYEEIAKRLRRAIAGL, encoded by the coding sequence ATGTCCACTGAGGTCATTCTAAAAGTCGCCGAGGCGAGGTCGCGCGACGTCGGCCGCAGTATTGTCAGGTTGCCCGTCCGCATAATGAAAAAGCTCGGCATTGAGCCAGGGGATTACGTGGAGATTATCGGGAGGAAGTCCGCATATGCGCAGGTATGGCCCGCGTATCCAGAGGACGAGGATAAAGAGGTCATTAGAATGGACGGCATTATAAGGCAGAATGCAGGGGTGGGCATAGGCGATACGGTAAAAGTGAGAAAGGCGGTATTAAAACCCGCGCAGAGAGTAGTGCTGACCCCAACAGAGCCTGTAAGAGTAGACTCAGAATACTTGAAGAAACAGATACTGCTCGGCAAGCCGGTGGCCAGGGGGCAGGCAATAGACGTGCCCTTTTACGGCGGGGCGATAAGATTTGTCGTTGTGCAAGTCCAGCCAGGCCCGGCGGCGTACGTCTCAATAGACACAGAAGTCACAGTGCGCGAAGAGCCTGTAAAAGAGGCTGAGCTGACAATTCCCAGAGTGACTTGGGAGGATATTGGCGATTTAGAAGACGCCAAGCAGAAAATTAGAGAGCTTGTGGAGCTCCCCTTGCGCCATCCCGAGTTGTTTAAACATTTAGGCATTGAGCCTCCCAAGGGAATTCTCCTCATTGGCCCTCCGGGGACTGGGAAGACTCTCTTGGCCAAGGCCGTTGCCAATGAGGCCAATGCCTATTTCGTCGCCATAAACGGCCCCGAGATTATGTCTAAATACTACGGCGAATCTGAGGCAAGGCTGAGGGAGATATTTGAAGAGGCTAAGAAAAACGCCCCGGCGATAATTTTCATAGACGAAATAGACGCCATAGCCCCAAAGAGAGAGGAAGTGACTGGGGAGGTGGAGAAGAGAGTAGTGGCCCAGCTACTTACGCTAATGGACGGGCTACAAGAAAGAGGACAAGTGATAGTCATAGGCGCCACCAACCGCCCAGACGCAGTAGACCCGGCGTTGAGAAGGCCGGGGAGATTCGACAGAGAAATTCACATACCAATGCCAGATAAAAGAGCTAGGCGTGAGATACTCGCAGTTCACACTAGGAATATGCCGCTGTGCACAAAGGCCGACGTGGAGACAAAGATTTGTAATCCAGGCGACGAAGTGGATTTAGACAGAATTGCCGAGATGACCCACGGCTACACTGGCGCCGACCTCGCCGCCTTGGCTAAAGAGGCCGCCATGACGGCTCTGCGCAAGGCTATGAACAAGGGGATGATAAATATAGAACAGGACATTATCCCCCAGGAGGTGTTGAGCAAGTTGAAGGTCGGGATGTCGGATTTCCTAGAGGCCATGAAGTTCGTCCACCCCACGGTCTTGCGCGAGGTCATTATAGAAGTCCCAGAGGTGCACTGGGACGATATTGGCGGCTACGACACTATAAAACAAGAGTTAAGGGAAATAGTTGAGTGGCCCATGAAGTATAAACACTATTTTGACGAACTCGGCGTAGAGCCGCCCAAGGGCATTCTCCTCTTTGGACCGCCTGGCGTGGGCAAGACGCTATTCGCCAAGGCGGTGGCCACCGAGTCAGGCGCCAACTTTATTGCAGTACGGGGGCCGGAGCTGTTGTCTAAATGGGTCGGCGAGAGCGAGAAGGCGATTAGAGAGGTCTTTAAAAAGGCGCGTATGGCGGCGCCCTGCGTTATATTCTTCGACGAGATAGACTCCATAGCCCCCGCCAGGGGCTCTAGGCTCGGGGACTCAGGCGTAACTGACAGAATGGTTAACCAGCTCCTCGCCGAAATGGACGGCATAGGGACGTTGAAAAACGTAGTAGTCATGGCGGCGACTAATAGGCCGGACATCTTAGACCCAGCGCTGTTAAGGCCGGGGCGTTTTGACCGCGTTATATACGTCCCGCCCCCAGACCTCAAGGCGAGAATTGAAATCTTCAAAGTACACACCAAGAGGGTTAAGCTAGCCGACGACGTCAACCTAGAGGAGCTGGCAAAAAGAACAGAGGGCTACACCGGCGCCGACATTGCGGCGCTTGTGAGAGAGGCGGCTATGTTAGCCCTAAGGGAGACTATAAGGGAGAAGACTGTTAAGGCAAAGCCCGTGTCCATGAAGCACTTCGAAGAGGCGTTGAAGAGAATACCCCCATCTCTCACGCCGGAGGACATAAGGCGTTACGAGGAAA